In Salvelinus sp. IW2-2015 unplaced genomic scaffold, ASM291031v2 Un_scaffold1497, whole genome shotgun sequence, the following are encoded in one genomic region:
- the LOC112071023 gene encoding LON peptidase N-terminal domain and RING finger protein 1 isoform X1: MSVQHPEREDDVEERKGFFIEPEYDWDEEQDNVDHHTLILQKADALASENRLKEAIDVYSMALRYGSVGPEQMSTLVDCILRNFKRKLGKDEAPSERTLHILDNAGEEDVFDCPNCHRFLSEPVTIGCGHSYCKRCLQHQLLSKCKLCSEVGDRPTELKTNVILFGLLEKWFPEELKRSRAISEIEDLSRRKHFEEAVSLATDMIESDPGDEAVRWSRVKAYTGLQQYRLALEDAELCLSSTHSAEGFYLKAKVLQDMGQVDDSLQVFLHCLALDEDFTLAKREVEMILCDLLSPDGENVKVGLRETAQSTSPHLRSKVVVADAQARAQQHQAKAKHPALHQVQARTSLAHASPVAQHEKPGRSGSLERSGLSRDHSMRAHGPGLGLGSLDEGLKRVCSAPQLGDQGKSVLLKRKLSASEGGPHVVYSHGSKHKKQGGACGASSQGASARAHRVVPRDLLDPNDLECSLCIRLFYEPVTTPCGHTFCKNCLERCLDHTPQCPLCKESLKEYLAARKYTVTSVLDQVIKQYLSEEQSERQKTHLEETZELADLMKNVPIFVCTMAYPTVPCPLHVFEPRYRLMIRRCMETGTRQFGMCINDAQKGFVEYGCMLIIRSVHFLPDGRSVVDTIGGKRFRVLTRGMKDGYCIADIKYLEDTRVSDDEELTQLQQLHDAVYEQARTWFQNLKNRFRNQILQHFGAMPEREPDIQATPNGPACCWWLLAVLPIDPRYQLSVLSMTTLRERLVKIQHILSYLQSIPNE, translated from the exons ATGTCGGTCCAACACCCCGAAAGAGAGGACGACGTCGAAGAAAGAAAAGGATTCTTCATCGAACCAGAATACGACTGGGACGAGGAGCAGGACAATGTAGACCACCACACACTTATTTTACAAAAAGCCGATGCACTGGCATCAGAAAACCGTCTCAAAGAAGCCATCGATGTTTActcgatggccttgagatatggTTCTGTAGGGCCGGAGCAGATGAGCACTTTAGTGGATTGTATTCTGCGCAACTTCAAGAGAAAGCTGGGAAAGGATGAGGCGCCTTCGGAACGAACGCTACATATTTTGGATAACGCCGGGGAGGAGGATGTTTTTGACTGCCCGAATTGTCATAGATTTCTAAGCGAGCCCGTGACTATCGGCTGTGGACATTCGTACTGTAAAAGATGTTTACAACACCAGCTGCTCTCCAAATGCAAGCTGTGTAGCGAGGTAGGAGACAGGCCGACGGAGCTTAAAACGAATGTGATTCTATTCGGACTTTTGGAAAAGTGGTTTCCCGAGGAGCTGAAAAGGTCTAGAGCTATTAGTGAAATTGAAGACCTGTCTAGAAGGAAACATTTCGAGGAGGCCGTATCACTAGCGACAGATATGATTGAATCTG ATCCTGGGGATGAGGCAGTGCGGTGGTCACGTGTCAAGGCCTACACCGGGCTCCAGCAGTACCGATTGGCCCTGGAGGACGCTGAACTCTGTCTTAGCTCCACCCACTCTGCAGAG ggttTCTACTTGAAGGCCAAGGTGCTCCAGGACATGGGCCAGGTGGACGACTCGCTGCAGGTTTTCCTCCACTGTCTGGCCCTGGACGAGGACTTCACCCTGGCAAAACGAGAGGTGGAAATG ATACTGTGCGACCTGCTGTCTCCGGACGGCGAGAACGTGAAGGTGGGCCTGAGGGAGACGGCGCAGAGCACATCGCCTCACCTGCGTAGTAAAGTTGTGGTAGCGGACGCCCAGGCCAGAGCCCAACAGCATCAGGCCAAAGCCAAACACCCTGCCCTGCACCAAGTCCAGGCCCGCACTTCCTTGGCACACGCCAGCCCCGTCGCACAACACGAG AAGCCGGGTCGCTCCGGGAGCCTGGAGCGTTCGGGCCTCAGCCGCGATCACTCGATGCGAGCCCACGGGCCGGGCCTGGGTCTGGGCAGCTTGGATGAGGGTCTTAAACGTGTCTGCTCCGCACCCCAGCTGGGGGACCAGGGGAAAAGCGTGCTGCTGAAGAGGAAGCTGTCGGCCTCCGAGGGCGGACCCCACGTCGTCTACAGCCACGGGAGCAAGCATAAGAAACAAGGAG GGGCCTGTGGTGCGTCGAGCCAGGGAGCCTCAGCGCGAGCTCACAGAGTCGTACCCAGGGACCTACTGGACCCCAACGACCTGGAGTGTTCCCTCTGCATTAGATTGTTCTACGAACCGGTGACCACGCCGTGCGGTCACACCTTCTGTAAGAACTGCCTGGAGCGCTGTCTGGACCACACACCCCAGTGCCCCCTCTGCAAGGAGAGCCTCAAAGAG taCCTAGCAGCCAGGAAGTACACAGTCACCAGTGTGCTGGACCAAGTGATAAAGCAGTACCTGTCTGAGGAGCAGTCGGAACGGCAGAAGACTCACCTGGAGGAGACCSAAGAGCTCGCAGA ccTGATGAAGAATGTCCCCATCTTTGTGTGCACCATGGCCTACCCGACCGTGCCTTGCCCCCTGCACGTCTTCGAACCTCGCTACCGCCTCATGATCCGCCGCTGCATGGAGACCGGCACGCGCCARTTTGGGATGTGCATCAACGACGCTCAGAAAGG ATTTGTGGAGTACGGCTGCATGCTGATCATCCGGAGCGTCCACTTCCTCCCGGACGGGCGTTCCGTGGTGGACACCATCGGAGGGAAGAGGTTCCGGGTGCTGACCCGTGGGATGAAGGACGGGTACTGCATCGCCGACATCAAGTACCTGGAGGATACCAGG gtgagCGACGACGAGGAGCTGACACAGCTGCAGCAGCTCCACGACGCCGTTTACGAACAAGCGCGCACCTGGTTCCAGAACCTCAAGAACCGCTTCCGCAACCAGATCCTTCAGCACTTCGGGGCCATGCCCGAGAGAGAGCCCGACATCCAG GCGACACCCAACGGTCCGGCTTGCTGCTGGTGGCTGCTGGCCGTGCTGCCCATCGACCCTCGCTACCAGCTGTCGGTGCTTTCCATGACCACGCTGCGCGAACGCCTGGTCAAGATCCAGCACATCCTCTCCTACCTGCAGAGCATCCCCAACGAGTAG
- the LOC112071023 gene encoding LON peptidase N-terminal domain and RING finger protein 1 isoform X2, with protein sequence MSVQHPEREDDVEERKGFFIEPEYDWDEEQDNVDHHTLILQKADALASENRLKEAIDVYSMALRYGSVGPEQMSTLVDCILRNFKRKLGKDEAPSERTLHILDNAGEEDVFDCPNCHRFLSEPVTIGCGHSYCKRCLQHQLLSKCKLCSEVGDRPTELKTNVILFGLLEKWFPEELKRSRAISEIEDLSRRKHFEEAVSLATDMIESDPGDEAVRWSRVKAYTGLQQYRLALEDAELCLSSTHSAEGFYLKAKVLQDMGQVDDSLQVFLHCLALDEDFTLAKREVEMILCDLLSPDGENVKVGLRETAQSTSPHLRSKVVVADAQARAQQHQAKAKHPALHQVQARTSLAHASPVAQHEPGRSGSLERSGLSRDHSMRAHGPGLGLGSLDEGLKRVCSAPQLGDQGKSVLLKRKLSASEGGPHVVYSHGSKHKKQGGACGASSQGASARAHRVVPRDLLDPNDLECSLCIRLFYEPVTTPCGHTFCKNCLERCLDHTPQCPLCKESLKEYLAARKYTVTSVLDQVIKQYLSEEQSERQKTHLEETZELADLMKNVPIFVCTMAYPTVPCPLHVFEPRYRLMIRRCMETGTRQFGMCINDAQKGFVEYGCMLIIRSVHFLPDGRSVVDTIGGKRFRVLTRGMKDGYCIADIKYLEDTRVSDDEELTQLQQLHDAVYEQARTWFQNLKNRFRNQILQHFGAMPEREPDIQATPNGPACCWWLLAVLPIDPRYQLSVLSMTTLRERLVKIQHILSYLQSIPNE encoded by the exons ATGTCGGTCCAACACCCCGAAAGAGAGGACGACGTCGAAGAAAGAAAAGGATTCTTCATCGAACCAGAATACGACTGGGACGAGGAGCAGGACAATGTAGACCACCACACACTTATTTTACAAAAAGCCGATGCACTGGCATCAGAAAACCGTCTCAAAGAAGCCATCGATGTTTActcgatggccttgagatatggTTCTGTAGGGCCGGAGCAGATGAGCACTTTAGTGGATTGTATTCTGCGCAACTTCAAGAGAAAGCTGGGAAAGGATGAGGCGCCTTCGGAACGAACGCTACATATTTTGGATAACGCCGGGGAGGAGGATGTTTTTGACTGCCCGAATTGTCATAGATTTCTAAGCGAGCCCGTGACTATCGGCTGTGGACATTCGTACTGTAAAAGATGTTTACAACACCAGCTGCTCTCCAAATGCAAGCTGTGTAGCGAGGTAGGAGACAGGCCGACGGAGCTTAAAACGAATGTGATTCTATTCGGACTTTTGGAAAAGTGGTTTCCCGAGGAGCTGAAAAGGTCTAGAGCTATTAGTGAAATTGAAGACCTGTCTAGAAGGAAACATTTCGAGGAGGCCGTATCACTAGCGACAGATATGATTGAATCTG ATCCTGGGGATGAGGCAGTGCGGTGGTCACGTGTCAAGGCCTACACCGGGCTCCAGCAGTACCGATTGGCCCTGGAGGACGCTGAACTCTGTCTTAGCTCCACCCACTCTGCAGAG ggttTCTACTTGAAGGCCAAGGTGCTCCAGGACATGGGCCAGGTGGACGACTCGCTGCAGGTTTTCCTCCACTGTCTGGCCCTGGACGAGGACTTCACCCTGGCAAAACGAGAGGTGGAAATG ATACTGTGCGACCTGCTGTCTCCGGACGGCGAGAACGTGAAGGTGGGCCTGAGGGAGACGGCGCAGAGCACATCGCCTCACCTGCGTAGTAAAGTTGTGGTAGCGGACGCCCAGGCCAGAGCCCAACAGCATCAGGCCAAAGCCAAACACCCTGCCCTGCACCAAGTCCAGGCCCGCACTTCCTTGGCACACGCCAGCCCCGTCGCACAACACGAG CCGGGTCGCTCCGGGAGCCTGGAGCGTTCGGGCCTCAGCCGCGATCACTCGATGCGAGCCCACGGGCCGGGCCTGGGTCTGGGCAGCTTGGATGAGGGTCTTAAACGTGTCTGCTCCGCACCCCAGCTGGGGGACCAGGGGAAAAGCGTGCTGCTGAAGAGGAAGCTGTCGGCCTCCGAGGGCGGACCCCACGTCGTCTACAGCCACGGGAGCAAGCATAAGAAACAAGGAG GGGCCTGTGGTGCGTCGAGCCAGGGAGCCTCAGCGCGAGCTCACAGAGTCGTACCCAGGGACCTACTGGACCCCAACGACCTGGAGTGTTCCCTCTGCATTAGATTGTTCTACGAACCGGTGACCACGCCGTGCGGTCACACCTTCTGTAAGAACTGCCTGGAGCGCTGTCTGGACCACACACCCCAGTGCCCCCTCTGCAAGGAGAGCCTCAAAGAG taCCTAGCAGCCAGGAAGTACACAGTCACCAGTGTGCTGGACCAAGTGATAAAGCAGTACCTGTCTGAGGAGCAGTCGGAACGGCAGAAGACTCACCTGGAGGAGACCSAAGAGCTCGCAGA ccTGATGAAGAATGTCCCCATCTTTGTGTGCACCATGGCCTACCCGACCGTGCCTTGCCCCCTGCACGTCTTCGAACCTCGCTACCGCCTCATGATCCGCCGCTGCATGGAGACCGGCACGCGCCARTTTGGGATGTGCATCAACGACGCTCAGAAAGG ATTTGTGGAGTACGGCTGCATGCTGATCATCCGGAGCGTCCACTTCCTCCCGGACGGGCGTTCCGTGGTGGACACCATCGGAGGGAAGAGGTTCCGGGTGCTGACCCGTGGGATGAAGGACGGGTACTGCATCGCCGACATCAAGTACCTGGAGGATACCAGG gtgagCGACGACGAGGAGCTGACACAGCTGCAGCAGCTCCACGACGCCGTTTACGAACAAGCGCGCACCTGGTTCCAGAACCTCAAGAACCGCTTCCGCAACCAGATCCTTCAGCACTTCGGGGCCATGCCCGAGAGAGAGCCCGACATCCAG GCGACACCCAACGGTCCGGCTTGCTGCTGGTGGCTGCTGGCCGTGCTGCCCATCGACCCTCGCTACCAGCTGTCGGTGCTTTCCATGACCACGCTGCGCGAACGCCTGGTCAAGATCCAGCACATCCTCTCCTACCTGCAGAGCATCCCCAACGAGTAG